The Budorcas taxicolor isolate Tak-1 chromosome 18, Takin1.1, whole genome shotgun sequence genome window below encodes:
- the DKKL1 gene encoding dickkopf-like protein 1 isoform X1: MWHQIFQLLLLSSASVPPSTAAPIRDGDVQESSSGFLGLQSLLQGFTRLFLKDDLLRGMDSFFSAPMDFRGLPRNYHQEENQERRLGNNTLSSHLQIDKVTDNKTGEVVISEKVVASIEPGEGSLKGDWKVPKIEEKEALAPVPKAVDSFHPEPHPRVAFWIMKLPRRRSHQDTQEGGHWLSEKRHRLQAIRDGLREGTREDGLEESVQSSSHSRLPARKTHFLYILRPSQQL; encoded by the exons ATGTGGCACCAGATATTCCAGTTGCTGCTGCTCTCCTCTGCCTCGGTGCCCCCCTCCACTGCAGCCCCGATCCGCGATGGTGACGTCCAGGAGAGCTCCTCAGGTTTTCTAGGTCTTCAGAGTCTACTCCAAGGCTTCACACGGCTTTTCCTGAAA GATGACCTGCTGCGGGGCATGGACAGCTTCTTCTCTGCCCCTATGGACTTCCGGGGCCTCCCTAGGAACTACCACCAAGAAGAGAACCAGGAGCGCAGGCTGGGAAACAACACTCTCTCCAGCCACCTCCAGATTGACAAG GTGACCGACAACAAGACAGGAGAGGTGGTGATCTCTGAAAAGGTGGTGGCATCCATTGAGCCAGGAGAGGGGAGTTTGAAGGGTGACTGGAAG GTTCCTAAGATAGAGGAGAAGGAGGCCCTGGCGCCGGTCCCAAAGGCCGTGGACAGCTTCCACCCGGAGCCCCATCCCCGAGTGGCCTTCTGGATCATGAAGCTGCCGCGGCGGAGGTCCCACCAGGATACCCAGGAGGGCGGCCACTGGCTCAGTGAGAAGCGACACCGTCTGCAGGCCATCCGGGATGGGCTCCGAGAGGGGACCCGCGAGGACGGACTGGAAGAGAGCGTGCAGAGCTCCTCTCACTCCAGGCTGCCCGCCCGGAAGACCCACTTCCTGTACATCCTCAGGCCTTCCCAGCAGCTGTAG
- the DKKL1 gene encoding dickkopf-like protein 1 isoform X2: MWHQIFQLLLLSSASVPPSTAAPIRDGDVQESSSGFLGLQSLLQGFTRLFLKDDLLRGMDSFFSAPMDFRGLPRNYHQEENQERRLGNNTLSSHLQIDKVPKIEEKEALAPVPKAVDSFHPEPHPRVAFWIMKLPRRRSHQDTQEGGHWLSEKRHRLQAIRDGLREGTREDGLEESVQSSSHSRLPARKTHFLYILRPSQQL; encoded by the exons ATGTGGCACCAGATATTCCAGTTGCTGCTGCTCTCCTCTGCCTCGGTGCCCCCCTCCACTGCAGCCCCGATCCGCGATGGTGACGTCCAGGAGAGCTCCTCAGGTTTTCTAGGTCTTCAGAGTCTACTCCAAGGCTTCACACGGCTTTTCCTGAAA GATGACCTGCTGCGGGGCATGGACAGCTTCTTCTCTGCCCCTATGGACTTCCGGGGCCTCCCTAGGAACTACCACCAAGAAGAGAACCAGGAGCGCAGGCTGGGAAACAACACTCTCTCCAGCCACCTCCAGATTGACAAG GTTCCTAAGATAGAGGAGAAGGAGGCCCTGGCGCCGGTCCCAAAGGCCGTGGACAGCTTCCACCCGGAGCCCCATCCCCGAGTGGCCTTCTGGATCATGAAGCTGCCGCGGCGGAGGTCCCACCAGGATACCCAGGAGGGCGGCCACTGGCTCAGTGAGAAGCGACACCGTCTGCAGGCCATCCGGGATGGGCTCCGAGAGGGGACCCGCGAGGACGGACTGGAAGAGAGCGTGCAGAGCTCCTCTCACTCCAGGCTGCCCGCCCGGAAGACCCACTTCCTGTACATCCTCAGGCCTTCCCAGCAGCTGTAG